In a genomic window of Ralstonia nicotianae:
- a CDS encoding phage major tail tube protein translates to MALPRKLKHFNVFADGVSYAGECEEVTLPKLARKLDQYRAGGMNGPIDIDLGNEKLEIETTYGGPMREIIKQYGITTVAGAMIRFAGSYQREDSSEPDSMEIIVRGRHTEIDFGGAKAGEKGAFKVKSSLSYYKLSVNGEVWCELDFVNFIEIIFGVDRLAAQRRAIGL, encoded by the coding sequence ATGGCTCTGCCACGCAAACTCAAACATTTCAACGTCTTCGCGGATGGTGTGAGCTACGCCGGCGAATGCGAAGAAGTCACCCTGCCCAAGCTCGCGCGCAAGCTGGATCAATACCGCGCCGGCGGCATGAACGGCCCTATCGATATCGACCTGGGCAACGAGAAGTTGGAGATCGAAACCACCTATGGTGGCCCGATGCGCGAAATCATCAAGCAATACGGCATCACCACCGTCGCCGGCGCCATGATCCGCTTCGCGGGCTCCTACCAGCGCGAGGACAGCAGCGAACCCGATTCGATGGAGATCATCGTGCGTGGTCGGCACACCGAAATCGACTTCGGCGGCGCCAAGGCCGGCGAAAAAGGCGCCTTCAAGGTCAAGTCTTCGCTGTCCTACTACAAGCTGAGCGTCAACGGCGAAGTCTGGTGCGAGCTGGATTTCGTGAACTTCATCGAAATCATTTTCGGCGTGGACCGCCTGGCCGCGCAGCGCCGCGCAATCGGCCTTTAA
- a CDS encoding DNA cytosine methyltransferase has translation MYANPDTPHHAHSPTVGSLFAGIGGFDLGFERAGFRTAWQVEIDPIRRAVLADRFPHAQRFDDVRACGRRNLLPVDVIVGGFPCQDLSTMGKRAGLAGERSGLFYEVVRIINELRPRWLVLENVTGLLSCNDGEDFAAVIGTLAECGYLGFWRVLNAQYFGVPTKRRRVFMVAGLGCQPPIELLADAGPVDSLPRAPKAQQTGIGLAGWAYPTLLAGSAPGQINLGGSGLVAVEDGWGAMVERSRTIEHHGLCKGLDAANFAEAQGAGNAVSPPVAEWVARHLIEECA, from the coding sequence ATGTATGCCAACCCCGACACACCGCACCACGCCCATAGCCCCACGGTCGGCAGCCTCTTCGCCGGCATCGGCGGCTTCGACCTCGGCTTCGAACGCGCCGGCTTCCGTACCGCCTGGCAGGTCGAAATCGACCCTATCCGCCGCGCCGTACTCGCAGACCGCTTCCCCCACGCCCAGCGCTTCGATGACGTGCGCGCCTGCGGACGGCGCAACCTGCTCCCCGTCGATGTCATCGTCGGCGGCTTCCCCTGCCAAGACCTCAGCACCATGGGCAAGCGCGCCGGACTCGCTGGCGAGCGCAGCGGACTCTTCTACGAAGTCGTCCGCATCATCAACGAGCTGCGGCCTCGCTGGCTGGTCCTTGAGAACGTCACGGGGCTGCTCTCTTGCAACGATGGCGAAGACTTTGCGGCAGTCATCGGGACCCTTGCCGAATGCGGGTATCTGGGATTCTGGCGGGTGCTTAATGCTCAGTATTTCGGAGTCCCCACGAAACGCCGTCGCGTTTTCATGGTCGCCGGTCTGGGATGCCAGCCCCCCATCGAGTTGCTGGCTGACGCCGGACCAGTGGACAGCCTTCCTCGCGCGCCGAAAGCGCAACAAACTGGCATCGGCCTCGCGGGATGGGCTTACCCTACCTTACTTGCTGGCAGCGCACCCGGCCAAATCAACCTCGGCGGTTCTGGCCTCGTCGCTGTCGAGGACGGATGGGGTGCGATGGTTGAGCGGAGCCGAACGATTGAGCATCATGGGCTTTGCAAGGGACTGGATGCGGCCAACTTTGCAGAAGCTCAAGGTGCCGGAAACGCCGTCAGTCCGCCGGTCGCGGAGTGGGTCGCGCGACATCTCATCGAAGAATGCGCATGA
- a CDS encoding phage tail assembly protein, whose product MEKKTATITLDTPITRGEQTISTITVRKPGAGELRGVSLMDLMRMDVTALHTVLPRITTPTLTTADVSKLDPADLTQLAVEVTGFLLTKAQQQDTFPTESKTPPQTSA is encoded by the coding sequence ATGGAAAAAAAAACCGCAACCATCACCCTGGACACCCCGATCACGCGCGGGGAACAGACGATCAGCACGATCACCGTGCGCAAGCCCGGCGCCGGCGAGCTGCGCGGCGTGAGCCTGATGGATCTGATGCGCATGGACGTAACTGCCCTGCACACGGTTCTGCCGCGCATCACCACGCCGACGCTGACCACCGCCGACGTGAGCAAGCTGGATCCGGCCGACCTGACCCAACTGGCCGTCGAGGTGACCGGTTTTTTGCTGACGAAGGCTCAGCAGCAGGACACCTTCCCGACCGAGTCGAAGACGCCGCCGCAGACATCGGCGTGA
- a CDS encoding BRO-N domain-containing protein, translated as MQHLPETAVLTFENVEFDVVDLHNIPWLRGMQIAYALGYQNPRQDIKNLYDRNADEFTGEMTQIVELDTAGGRQPVRIFSPRGCYLLGMLARTERAKAFRGWVLDVLEGRQLPRKVATLTVPQHLAALRYRGALVRELAAAQALPVAQELYANLLHVSRLLGMSALPLAKLAPIACQQQLPGLA; from the coding sequence ATGCAACACCTGCCTGAAACCGCTGTCCTGACCTTCGAGAACGTCGAGTTCGATGTGGTCGACCTGCACAACATCCCGTGGCTAAGGGGTATGCAAATTGCCTACGCCCTGGGGTATCAGAACCCTCGGCAGGACATCAAAAACCTGTACGACCGCAACGCTGACGAGTTCACCGGCGAGATGACGCAGATTGTGGAACTGGACACGGCCGGCGGCCGTCAGCCGGTGCGCATCTTCAGTCCGCGCGGCTGCTATCTGCTGGGCATGCTGGCACGCACCGAGCGCGCCAAAGCGTTCCGCGGCTGGGTGCTGGATGTGCTGGAGGGACGCCAGTTGCCACGCAAGGTGGCAACGCTGACCGTGCCGCAGCACTTGGCCGCGCTGCGCTATCGCGGCGCCCTGGTGCGCGAGCTGGCCGCTGCGCAGGCGTTGCCGGTTGCACAGGAGCTGTACGCGAACCTGCTGCATGTCTCGCGCCTGTTGGGCATGTCCGCGCTCCCGTTGGCAAAGCTGGCGCCGATTGCCTGCCAGCAACAACTGCCGGGCCTGGCCTGA
- a CDS encoding ogr/Delta-like zinc finger family protein, whose product MKLVCPHCDTRMHIRTSRPVSLLSRELYAQCPNVDCAYTCVAIVSQIRTIAPSMAPNPKAYLPIGRTRHLPGNPRQLDLLPG is encoded by the coding sequence ATGAAACTCGTCTGCCCGCATTGCGACACGCGCATGCATATCCGCACCAGCCGCCCGGTGTCGCTGCTGTCGCGCGAGTTGTATGCCCAGTGCCCCAACGTGGACTGCGCTTACACGTGCGTGGCCATCGTCTCGCAAATCCGCACCATCGCGCCGTCCATGGCGCCCAACCCCAAGGCTTACCTGCCGATCGGCCGGACCCGCCATCTGCCCGGAAACCCGCGCCAGCTCGACCTGCTGCCCGGTTGA
- a CDS encoding GpE family phage tail protein, with amino-acid sequence MIFSFRLDELYAMGIVELMEWRERARERSGAEE; translated from the coding sequence GTGATCTTCTCCTTCCGCCTGGACGAGCTGTACGCCATGGGTATCGTTGAGCTGATGGAGTGGCGCGAACGCGCGCGCGAACGCAGCGGGGCCGAGGAATGA
- a CDS encoding helix-turn-helix domain-containing protein, whose amino-acid sequence MEFLGERLTEERKRKGLNQTEFGALGGVSVKTQVLYEKSERAPDANYLMALAEGGIDVLYVLTGKHSAAELAPDEEMVLTGYRKLDARGRSGVLALIGGIQPQAEKKVKKTRNEMVFHGSVGDVKNISGDYHETRHQTVHTDSGKKKRTDKDD is encoded by the coding sequence ATGGAATTCCTGGGAGAACGTCTCACCGAGGAGCGCAAGCGCAAGGGGCTGAACCAAACCGAGTTCGGCGCGCTGGGCGGTGTGTCAGTGAAGACGCAAGTGCTCTATGAAAAGTCTGAGCGCGCGCCAGACGCCAACTACCTCATGGCGTTGGCCGAAGGCGGCATCGATGTCCTGTACGTGCTGACAGGCAAGCATTCGGCCGCGGAACTGGCACCCGATGAAGAGATGGTGCTGACGGGTTACCGCAAGCTCGATGCACGGGGGCGATCTGGAGTGCTGGCGCTTATCGGCGGCATTCAGCCTCAAGCAGAAAAGAAGGTGAAGAAGACGCGTAACGAGATGGTGTTCCACGGCTCAGTGGGCGACGTCAAGAACATCAGCGGCGATTACCACGAAACCCGCCACCAGACGGTCCACACGGATAGCGGCAAGAAGAAACGTACCGACAAGGACGATTAG
- a CDS encoding phage late control D family protein — translation MTASMLTSDTEPKPIYRLKVGDKDITGRFQDRLIGLTLTDNPGFEADQLDIELDDSDGRLELPEKGVRLALSIGWADTGVVSKGTFKVDELEHTGPPDRLTIRARSVELDGGLTTRRDNSYAGKTVGAIVQAIATRNKLTSMVSKKLAGQAIAHVDQTGESDANFLTRLARDFDAIATVKNGTLLFIPAGEPTSGSGIALPKVSITREAGDTHTFLVADRENYNGVKAYYQDTRAGTRGEVVVDASNATVTKEKRDGKVKKKTKKAATVAAQPNPDNVKVLRHTYASKANAERGARAAWRRIQRGVATFSITLARGRPDLFPSLHASVSGWKKDIDNTQWSVGKVTHSLNDRGYTSALELEIQPEKLEESGTAAG, via the coding sequence GTGACCGCATCCATGCTCACCAGCGATACCGAGCCGAAGCCCATCTACCGGCTGAAGGTCGGCGACAAGGACATCACGGGCCGCTTCCAAGACCGATTGATTGGGCTAACGCTCACCGACAACCCCGGCTTCGAGGCGGACCAGCTCGACATCGAGTTGGACGACAGCGACGGCCGGCTGGAGCTGCCCGAGAAAGGGGTACGCCTGGCGCTGTCGATCGGCTGGGCGGATACCGGCGTGGTAAGCAAAGGCACGTTCAAGGTGGACGAGCTGGAGCACACCGGCCCGCCGGATCGCCTCACGATCCGCGCGCGTAGTGTGGAGCTGGACGGCGGCCTCACCACCAGGCGGGACAACTCCTACGCCGGCAAGACCGTCGGCGCCATCGTGCAGGCGATCGCCACCCGCAACAAGCTCACGTCCATGGTTAGCAAGAAGCTGGCCGGCCAGGCGATCGCCCATGTGGACCAGACGGGCGAGTCGGACGCCAACTTCCTCACGCGCCTGGCGCGCGATTTCGATGCCATCGCCACCGTGAAGAACGGGACACTGCTGTTCATCCCGGCCGGCGAGCCGACCAGCGGATCCGGCATCGCGTTGCCGAAGGTCAGCATCACTCGGGAGGCAGGCGACACGCACACCTTCCTGGTGGCCGACCGTGAGAACTACAACGGCGTGAAGGCCTACTACCAGGACACCCGCGCCGGCACGCGCGGCGAAGTGGTGGTCGACGCCTCCAACGCCACCGTCACGAAAGAGAAGCGGGACGGCAAGGTCAAGAAGAAGACGAAGAAGGCCGCGACGGTGGCCGCGCAGCCCAACCCGGATAACGTGAAGGTGTTGCGCCACACCTACGCATCGAAGGCCAACGCCGAGCGCGGCGCGCGCGCCGCGTGGCGCAGGATTCAGCGCGGTGTCGCTACCTTCTCGATCACGCTGGCGCGCGGCCGGCCGGACCTGTTTCCCTCACTGCATGCGAGCGTGAGCGGGTGGAAGAAGGACATCGACAACACGCAGTGGAGCGTCGGCAAGGTAACGCACAGCCTGAACGATCGCGGCTACACCAGCGCACTGGAGCTGGAGATCCAGCCGGAGAAGTTGGAAGAATCGGGTACGGCCGCCGGGTGA
- a CDS encoding phage tail tape measure protein, whose product MSDARRLRLEVVLAAVDKATRPLRNLMNANNDLARAVKATRAQLKDLERTQAGIDSFRKLSRDAAITGNQLKAVRGRADELARQLKETREPSAALTKAFEAAKREAQALKVRQSELAEKLHQVRGRLADAGIGTQNLAQHQRALRSRIASTNEQLEAQTQRMAAVTAQQRRMATAQQAADKVRARAGSVAAVGAGATAAGMAAGAPLLKGLGEAKHYDLEKLRIGALGLGDQSTQEALAFAQQMKAYGVSQVEKAELMRDAMSVFADTHHAEMVMPTLAKMKFANAAVFGQAEGAENERKFVDMLKVIELRGGLASEAEFKKQADMVQKVITATGGRVQADEWLNVIKTGGLAAKGADDKAFYYTLEPLVQEMGGNRVGTAMMSAYQNLYQGKTTKRALHNLDNFGLIADRSKVKEDKAGQVSFMDPGALKGADLFRQNQFAWLEKVLLPTLAAKGITDRKQVEDAIGSIFSNRTAAGLFAQMYLQRQQIHKNMRLNEGAAGIDQLETRAKGTAQGQELDTLAKVHDLEKALGEKVLPLYARGLELVGKAAEGVTSFMQNHPTLAKAAAVAVGALAASLLVLGPIMLAVASVLGPYAMLHILFGKLGVTGGVLSGVLRGLAGAFSVVMRAVAVLGRVLLMNPIGLLVTAIAVAAYLIYRYWEPISEFFSGLWQQVKTAFDGGIAGVSALILNWSPAGLFYAALAPVLQWFGFDVPAKFTEFGANIVQGLANGIRSAIGWVTDAVGSVASGAITAFKSLLGIHSPSRVFAELGGFTMAGLGEGLTRGQEGPLQAVQRVAARMTGIGAGIAIGAVPAVASPVRFDTRPPLAASSGAGTAAPAAAAPITIVINPPAGSDERLIAHLVEDRLRQIENQRAARGRSRLTDTD is encoded by the coding sequence ATGAGCGACGCCCGCCGCCTGCGCCTGGAGGTGGTGCTGGCCGCCGTGGACAAGGCCACGCGGCCGTTGCGCAACCTGATGAACGCCAACAACGACCTGGCCCGGGCCGTGAAGGCCACGCGCGCCCAGCTCAAGGACCTGGAGCGCACGCAGGCCGGCATCGACAGCTTCCGCAAGCTGTCGCGGGACGCGGCCATCACCGGCAACCAACTGAAGGCGGTGCGCGGGCGGGCGGACGAGCTGGCCCGCCAGCTCAAGGAAACCCGGGAACCATCCGCCGCGCTGACCAAGGCCTTCGAGGCCGCCAAGCGTGAAGCGCAGGCGCTCAAGGTGCGGCAATCGGAGCTGGCCGAAAAGCTGCACCAGGTGCGCGGGCGGCTGGCGGACGCCGGTATCGGCACGCAGAACCTGGCGCAGCACCAGCGCGCGCTGCGCAGCCGCATCGCCAGCACCAACGAACAGCTGGAGGCGCAGACCCAGCGCATGGCGGCCGTGACCGCGCAGCAGCGCCGCATGGCTACCGCGCAGCAGGCGGCGGACAAGGTGCGCGCGCGCGCCGGGAGCGTGGCCGCCGTCGGCGCGGGCGCCACCGCGGCCGGCATGGCTGCCGGTGCCCCGTTGCTCAAGGGCCTCGGGGAAGCCAAGCACTACGACCTGGAGAAGCTTCGCATTGGGGCGCTGGGCTTGGGCGACCAGTCCACCCAGGAAGCGCTGGCGTTCGCGCAGCAGATGAAGGCCTACGGCGTCAGCCAGGTTGAGAAAGCGGAGCTGATGCGCGACGCCATGAGCGTGTTCGCGGACACGCATCACGCCGAAATGGTGATGCCGACGCTCGCCAAGATGAAGTTCGCCAACGCCGCCGTGTTCGGCCAGGCCGAGGGCGCGGAGAACGAGCGCAAGTTTGTGGACATGCTCAAGGTGATTGAGCTGCGCGGCGGCCTGGCGAGCGAAGCCGAGTTCAAGAAGCAAGCCGACATGGTGCAGAAGGTCATCACGGCGACCGGCGGGCGCGTGCAGGCTGACGAATGGCTCAACGTCATCAAGACCGGTGGCCTCGCCGCCAAGGGCGCCGATGACAAGGCGTTCTACTACACGCTGGAGCCGCTGGTGCAGGAGATGGGCGGTAACCGCGTGGGGACAGCCATGATGAGCGCGTATCAGAACCTGTACCAAGGCAAGACGACGAAGCGGGCGCTGCACAACCTGGACAACTTCGGCCTGATCGCCGACCGCAGCAAGGTCAAGGAAGACAAGGCCGGGCAGGTGTCGTTCATGGACCCGGGGGCGCTCAAGGGCGCGGACCTGTTCCGCCAGAACCAGTTCGCGTGGCTGGAGAAGGTGCTGCTGCCGACGCTGGCCGCCAAGGGCATCACCGACCGCAAGCAGGTCGAGGACGCAATCGGCAGCATCTTCTCCAATCGCACGGCGGCGGGCCTGTTCGCGCAGATGTACCTGCAGCGCCAGCAGATCCACAAGAACATGCGCCTGAACGAAGGCGCCGCCGGCATCGATCAGCTTGAAACCAGGGCAAAGGGCACAGCCCAAGGCCAGGAGCTGGACACGCTGGCGAAGGTGCACGACCTGGAGAAAGCGCTGGGCGAAAAGGTGTTGCCGCTGTACGCGCGCGGCCTGGAGCTGGTCGGCAAGGCCGCCGAGGGCGTCACCTCGTTCATGCAGAACCACCCAACGCTGGCCAAGGCCGCCGCCGTCGCGGTCGGCGCGCTGGCGGCTTCCCTGCTGGTGCTGGGGCCGATCATGCTGGCCGTGGCGTCCGTGCTGGGGCCCTACGCGATGCTGCACATCCTTTTCGGCAAGCTCGGTGTCACAGGCGGCGTGCTGTCGGGCGTGTTGCGTGGTCTGGCGGGCGCCTTCAGCGTGGTCATGCGCGCCGTGGCGGTGCTGGGCCGAGTGCTGCTGATGAACCCGATTGGCCTGCTGGTGACGGCAATTGCGGTCGCGGCCTACCTGATCTACCGGTACTGGGAGCCGATCAGCGAGTTCTTCTCGGGGCTGTGGCAGCAGGTGAAGACGGCGTTCGACGGCGGTATCGCCGGCGTGTCCGCGCTGATCCTGAACTGGTCGCCGGCAGGCCTGTTCTACGCCGCGCTCGCGCCGGTGTTGCAGTGGTTCGGGTTCGACGTGCCGGCCAAGTTCACCGAGTTCGGCGCCAACATCGTGCAGGGCCTGGCCAACGGCATCCGCAGCGCCATCGGCTGGGTCACGGATGCGGTGGGCAGCGTGGCAAGCGGTGCGATCACGGCCTTCAAGAGCCTGCTGGGCATCCATTCGCCATCACGCGTTTTTGCCGAGTTGGGCGGGTTCACCATGGCCGGCCTTGGGGAAGGCCTCACGCGCGGCCAAGAGGGGCCGCTGCAGGCCGTTCAGCGGGTGGCCGCCAGGATGACCGGTATTGGCGCCGGCATCGCCATCGGTGCGGTGCCGGCCGTCGCATCGCCGGTGCGCTTTGACACCCGGCCGCCGCTGGCCGCCAGCTCGGGCGCTGGCACCGCGGCGCCGGCTGCCGCCGCGCCCATCACCATCGTCATCAACCCGCCGGCGGGTAGCGATGAACGGCTGATTGCGCACCTGGTGGAAGACCGGCTGCGCCAGATCGAGAACCAACGCGCGGCGCGTGGACGCTCGCGCCTCACCGATACGGATTGA
- a CDS encoding phage tail protein gives MMMALGLFVFSLDTAPYQEFQRQVGWRHPSNNRVGRRPARQFTGQDDETITLSGKLLPELTGGEWTLAALETMANTGDAYTLIEGTGHYYGQFVIESMDMKRTYFFQDGAARSVDFTIKLVRVDDDLLSKVVTTVTKALS, from the coding sequence ATGATGATGGCACTGGGGCTGTTTGTGTTCAGCCTGGACACGGCCCCCTACCAGGAGTTTCAGCGCCAGGTCGGCTGGCGGCACCCGTCGAACAACCGGGTCGGCCGGCGGCCGGCCCGCCAGTTCACCGGGCAGGACGACGAGACGATCACGCTGTCCGGCAAGCTGCTGCCGGAACTCACCGGCGGCGAGTGGACGCTGGCCGCGCTGGAGACCATGGCGAACACTGGCGATGCCTACACCCTCATCGAGGGCACCGGCCACTACTACGGGCAGTTCGTCATCGAGAGCATGGACATGAAGCGTACCTACTTCTTCCAGGACGGCGCGGCGCGCTCGGTCGATTTCACGATCAAGCTGGTGCGCGTGGACGATGACCTGCTGTCCAAGGTCGTGACCACCGTGACGAAGGCCCTGTCGTGA
- a CDS encoding toprim domain-containing protein: MNPTLTADIVSRLLRDYDFKERNNKLEAGVCPSCGKRTLWTFSDAPWVVRCNRLNKCASESHVKELYPELFASWSDRYVRSPDAPNAAADAYLRDARGFDLARIAGWYVQESYYSHELKIGSATVRFPLAAGAYWERIIDQPERFGDRKATFHGQYGGTWWQPPNLPSEAGELWLVEGIFDAIALLHHGIAAVALLSCVNYPRAALAALVEQCAAAGRTRPRLVWALDDDRAGRRYMAQHIERARADGWAAAAALPKQASKLKLDWNELHLRDRLSPQHVGEYRYLGDLFTAASPSEKARLTYHRGGDAQFPFDYRNRLYWFKLELDAFQRETAAVREAHPDMPDNEVREHAVLRAGVVQMVANCQPTALYYQASPQTDESWYYFRVAFPHDGEPIRATFTSAQIASSSEFKKRLLGVAPGAMYTGTGAQLDGYLARQLARIPTVQTIDYVGYSKEYGCYVYGDVAVKDGRLYRLNDEDFFDIGKLAIKTISQSATLSLNTDVKAMSADWLALLWLAFGPKGLVALAFWFGSLFAEQIRSAHKSYPFLELVGEPGAGKTTLIEFLWKLCGRRDYEGFDPSKSSLAARARNFAQVSNLPVVLIEADRSEEGAKQRGFDWDELKTAYNGRSTRARGVKNGGNETYEPPFRGAVVISQNAEVSASDAVLQRIVHIYCDRSAQTPATRAAAEALERIAIEDVSAFLLAAVMAENRVLEAFNACVSRHEQFLLERPEVKTVRLAKNHAQIMAMVDALRLVLPLTDAQHAAGLAELGRMAAARQQAISADHKHVQQFWEVYDFIESADDDRPILNHSRGAGLIAINLQHMAQAAGERRIELPTIEDLKRVLKTSRQRKFVDIRAVNSAISAYHNREHLHAPKRPETVKCWVFESGQRGTKV; this comes from the coding sequence ATGAACCCAACCCTCACCGCCGACATCGTGTCCCGCCTGCTGCGCGACTACGACTTCAAGGAGCGCAACAACAAGCTGGAGGCGGGTGTCTGCCCATCCTGCGGCAAGCGCACGCTGTGGACCTTCTCCGACGCTCCCTGGGTCGTCCGCTGCAACCGCCTCAACAAATGCGCGTCCGAGTCCCACGTCAAAGAGCTGTACCCCGAGCTGTTCGCATCGTGGAGCGACCGCTATGTGCGTTCGCCCGACGCCCCCAACGCCGCTGCGGATGCCTATCTGCGCGACGCCCGTGGCTTCGATCTGGCACGCATTGCCGGCTGGTATGTGCAGGAGAGCTACTACAGCCACGAACTGAAGATTGGCAGCGCTACGGTGCGCTTTCCCCTTGCTGCGGGAGCGTACTGGGAGCGCATCATCGACCAGCCCGAGCGGTTCGGCGACCGCAAAGCCACGTTCCATGGGCAATATGGCGGTACCTGGTGGCAGCCGCCCAACCTGCCATCCGAGGCCGGCGAACTGTGGCTGGTGGAGGGCATCTTTGACGCGATTGCGCTTCTGCACCACGGCATTGCGGCCGTGGCCTTGCTGTCGTGCGTCAACTACCCGCGTGCCGCGCTGGCCGCTTTGGTGGAGCAATGCGCGGCTGCCGGCCGAACACGTCCGCGTCTTGTATGGGCGCTCGACGATGACCGCGCCGGCCGTCGCTACATGGCCCAGCACATCGAGCGTGCCCGTGCGGACGGCTGGGCCGCAGCCGCAGCGCTACCCAAGCAGGCAAGCAAGCTCAAATTGGATTGGAACGAGCTGCACCTGCGTGACCGGCTATCGCCGCAACACGTGGGGGAATACCGCTACCTGGGCGACTTGTTCACCGCTGCCAGCCCATCCGAGAAGGCCCGCCTTACCTATCACCGAGGCGGCGACGCACAATTCCCGTTCGACTATCGGAACCGGCTGTACTGGTTCAAGCTGGAACTGGACGCCTTCCAGCGCGAAACCGCCGCGGTGCGCGAAGCACACCCCGACATGCCCGACAACGAAGTGCGCGAGCACGCCGTGCTGCGCGCTGGCGTGGTGCAGATGGTCGCCAACTGTCAGCCCACCGCGCTCTACTACCAGGCCAGCCCGCAAACCGACGAGTCCTGGTACTACTTCCGCGTGGCCTTTCCGCATGATGGCGAGCCGATCAGGGCGACCTTCACCAGTGCGCAGATCGCCAGCAGCAGCGAGTTCAAGAAGCGCCTGCTGGGCGTGGCGCCGGGTGCCATGTATACCGGCACGGGCGCCCAGCTCGACGGCTACCTCGCGCGCCAGCTGGCACGCATCCCCACGGTGCAGACCATCGATTACGTGGGATACAGCAAGGAATACGGCTGCTACGTCTACGGCGACGTGGCGGTCAAGGACGGCCGGCTTTACCGCCTCAATGATGAAGACTTCTTCGACATCGGCAAACTTGCCATCAAGACCATCAGCCAGTCCGCCACCCTGAGCCTCAATACCGATGTCAAGGCCATGTCCGCCGACTGGCTCGCCCTGCTGTGGCTGGCTTTCGGACCCAAGGGGCTCGTCGCTCTGGCCTTCTGGTTCGGCAGCCTGTTTGCGGAGCAGATCCGTTCGGCACACAAGAGCTATCCATTCCTGGAGCTGGTGGGCGAACCCGGCGCCGGCAAGACCACGCTGATTGAATTCCTGTGGAAACTGTGCGGCCGACGCGACTACGAAGGCTTCGACCCGAGCAAGTCATCCCTGGCAGCGCGCGCCCGGAACTTCGCGCAAGTGTCCAATCTGCCTGTGGTGCTGATCGAGGCGGACCGAAGCGAGGAGGGAGCCAAGCAACGCGGCTTCGATTGGGACGAGCTGAAGACTGCCTACAACGGCCGCAGCACTCGCGCGCGCGGGGTCAAGAACGGCGGCAACGAAACCTACGAACCGCCTTTCAGGGGGGCCGTCGTCATCAGCCAGAACGCCGAGGTCAGCGCGAGCGACGCGGTGCTTCAGCGCATCGTGCATATCTACTGCGACCGATCCGCGCAGACGCCCGCCACGCGCGCCGCCGCAGAGGCGTTGGAGCGCATCGCCATCGAGGACGTGTCTGCCTTCCTCCTTGCGGCCGTCATGGCGGAAAACCGCGTGCTGGAGGCATTCAATGCCTGCGTGTCGCGGCACGAACAATTTCTGCTGGAGCGCCCAGAAGTGAAAACGGTGCGCCTGGCAAAGAACCATGCGCAAATCATGGCGATGGTCGATGCCCTGCGGCTTGTCTTGCCGCTGACCGATGCGCAGCACGCCGCCGGCCTAGCCGAGCTGGGCCGCATGGCTGCGGCGCGTCAGCAAGCCATCAGCGCGGATCACAAGCACGTCCAGCAGTTTTGGGAGGTCTACGACTTCATCGAGTCGGCCGACGACGACCGCCCCATCCTCAACCACTCACGCGGAGCCGGCCTGATCGCGATCAACCTCCAGCACATGGCTCAGGCGGCCGGCGAGCGGCGCATAGAGCTGCCCACCATTGAGGACTTGAAGCGCGTGCTGAAGACCTCGCGTCAGCGCAAGTTTGTGGATATCCGCGCTGTCAATAGCGCCATCAGTGCCTATCACAACCGCGAACACCTGCACGCGCCCAAACGGCCGGAGACCGTCAAGTGCTGGGTGTTCGAGTCTGGTCAACGGGGAACCAAAGTATGA
- a CDS encoding Com family DNA-binding transcriptional regulator, whose amino-acid sequence MQDIRCGGCSRKLGEGEYTRLVIKCPRCRAINTLRATSPAPERPRASNLQDAHVCQPRHTAPRP is encoded by the coding sequence ATGCAGGACATTCGATGCGGCGGATGCAGCCGCAAACTCGGTGAAGGCGAATACACCCGCCTCGTCATCAAGTGCCCGCGCTGTCGGGCCATCAACACCTTGCGGGCCACGAGCCCCGCCCCGGAACGCCCCCGAGCGTCAAATCTTCAGGACGCTCATGTATGCCAACCCCGACACACCGCACCACGCCCATAG